TACCTACCTGCTTTGCAAGGTTGCAAGCTCTGTCTGGAGAGTTCAGAATCTCATAATAGAACACTGAGAAGTTAAGTGCAAGTCCAAGCCTGATTGGATGAGTAGGTGCCAATTCAGCCAGTGCAATATCCTATACAGTTGCAGAACAAAGACACAATGAGAAGATGTCAGGCCAGTAGTCAGCGAGAGAAGCAATGGTCACTCAGAAATGAGGGAAGAATATATCTACTACCATAAAAAAATAACAATCAGATACAAGGAGGAGGTTATGGAAGTGACAACATGGACCAACCTGAGCTGCCTTATAAGCCACCATTGTGCTGTCCGCAGATTCCTTCCTCTCAACGCCAGTCTTAAACTCAGCCAGGTACCTTTTACAAAAATTAGAAAGTGCACAGTTAGAGTAGTTGTTACAAACTATATGGATTCAACTACACAAAACAACGCAGCATTCCACTTCCTAACCTGTGATAATCACCCTTCATCTTGAGGTAAAACACCTTTGACTCTGCAGCAGTGGAGGAAGGCACAAGGTGCAAGTCAAGCAGCTTCAGGATACCATCACAGATATTGCTCAATTCGGCCTCAATCTTGCCACGGTATTCCTTGATCTGAGCAACATGTTCCTCATTCTTACGGGACTCCTCCTTCTGCTCAATGGAGGAGACAATGCGCCATGAGGCACGGCGAGCCCCAATGACATTCTTGTAGGCAACAGAGAGAAGGTTACGCTCCTCAACGGTGAGCTCTTCTACATCCACAGTCTTAGCCACCTTCTCCATGTACTCAACCATCTCCTCGTACCGTTCTGCCTGCTCAGCGAGCTTGGCCATGTAAACATTCTCCTCCCGAGACATGTTGGTCAAGAAATTAAGTTACTGCAATAATTAAAAGAAAACACTGATGAGGCAATTTCAAAAGCCAGCTGAAACTATCATCTGAACAAAATGACAACACGCAGAAGGGCAAATGAGTAGCTAACTGAGATCAGCCAAGACTTCCAGTTCATTCACAATAGCTAACAGCAGAAAACCTACACACGACGCCTACAGAGTTTGTGAGCAAACAGCCAGAACACTGTAGATTTCCCACAAAAAGAATAGTGAAAATTATAACACAGCAATTTGGTGAGGCCTAAATTtcacaaaacaaaataaaaccacAGAATGTGGGGTAACATCATTCCTCCAGAGCTTTAACCTCCATCCATATGATCCAAGGCGACATTAAATATTATAATCTGATACTACATACATTACAGCATAACTAATCACTGAAACAGGCAGTTATACCTCTGCAAGAGGCTAATCCAAACAAGTCCACTACCCGCAAAAGCTTACTACTCCGTCCTCCCGTAGCAGATTAACAAGGTCCCCAATCATCGTGCAGCAACAGGACGAGCTAGGCTTAGATCCAGCAATCACAGTACAGGCGTAAGCGCGCACCAGATCCCGGGTACATGCGCTGCCAAATCCGACCGGATCGACGAGCTCGCCTGCATTTTACTAGTCCATAAATTATCCCCAATCTCCCCCAAACACAACCGAACGCCGCAAAACacaagggaaaaaaaaaggctacacaaaaaaaattcctcACTTCTCGCACGACAATGCCAGCCAAATCGAGCGGATCTACGCGCCCCACGCGCTCGGGGTCTCAGATCCCGCGGACCGAAGCCGAGCGAGAACGCCCAGCAGCACCAGCGACAAGCAGATCTGGGCGCGCGCGTCTCCTAACCGCGCCCGGAAAATTCAAACGAAAAAACAGGGGGAAcggcccgtcgctgctcgcatCCCTCACGCAGCAGTACAGCGGGATCAAACGGGAGGAACATGAGCATTAAAAAGAATAATCGGGGGGAGGAGAGCTCTAACCCTAACCTTCCGTGGGTGCGGGGGTGCGGCGCACGGGCGCGGTGGACGCGGGTCGTCTCGATGCGAGAGCGGCGCTGGGGAGGAGGGGTGGACGGGGGCGCACGCCGGCTTGAAGAGTTGGGGGGAGTTATATAGGTCGAAGGAATCGCGGGGCCATGGTCAACGGGCCAGTGAGATGTAGACGCGTCGGCTGGGAGGGCCCAGCCGCAGCCTCACGGGTGGGAAACAACAGCAGATGGTATGTTTACATGTACAAGGACGGATTCAGAGTGGGGCCAGAGTGTCATAGGAAATGAAAATATGG
The Panicum virgatum strain AP13 chromosome 6N, P.virgatum_v5, whole genome shotgun sequence genome window above contains:
- the LOC120679044 gene encoding 14-3-3-like protein GF14-C; the protein is MSREENVYMAKLAEQAERYEEMVEYMEKVAKTVDVEELTVEERNLLSVAYKNVIGARRASWRIVSSIEQKEESRKNEEHVAQIKEYRGKIEAELSNICDGILKLLDLHLVPSSTAAESKVFYLKMKGDYHRYLAEFKTGVERKESADSTMVAYKAAQDIALAELAPTHPIRLGLALNFSVFYYEILNSPDRACNLAKQAFDEAISELDTLGEESYKDSTLIMQLLRDNLTLWTSDLTEDGAEEGKEASKGDAGEGQ